A single Streptomyces sp. Edi2 DNA region contains:
- a CDS encoding citrate synthase 2 — protein MSDFVPGLEGIIAFETEIAEPDKEGGSLRYRGVDIEDLVGKVSFGNVWGLLVDGAFNPGLPPAEPFPIPVHSGDIRVDVQSALAMLAPVWGLKPLLDIDEATARDNLARAAVMALSYVAQSARGPGLPMVPQKEIDTAETVVERFMKRWRGEPDPQHVKAVDAYWTSAAEHGMNPSTFTARSIASTGADVAAALSGAVGAMSGPLHGGAPSRVLGMIEEIERSGDASAYVRRALDAGERLMGFGHRVYRAEDPRARVLRRTAKDLNAPRFEVAEALEKAALEELRSRRPDRVLATNVEFWAAIVLDFAEVPAHMFTSMFTCARTAGWSAHILEQKRTGRLVRPSARYVGPAARGPEEIAGFGDIAPR, from the coding sequence ATGTCCGACTTCGTACCCGGACTCGAGGGAATCATCGCGTTCGAGACGGAGATCGCCGAACCGGATAAGGAAGGCGGCTCGCTCCGCTATCGCGGGGTCGACATCGAAGATCTCGTCGGGAAGGTGTCCTTCGGAAATGTCTGGGGGCTGCTGGTCGACGGGGCCTTCAACCCGGGTCTGCCGCCCGCCGAGCCGTTCCCGATTCCCGTGCACTCCGGTGACATCCGGGTCGATGTGCAGTCGGCGCTCGCCATGCTCGCGCCCGTGTGGGGCCTGAAGCCGCTGCTGGACATCGACGAGGCGACGGCCCGTGACAACCTTGCCCGCGCCGCGGTGATGGCCCTGTCGTACGTGGCCCAGTCGGCGCGCGGGCCGGGCCTGCCGATGGTGCCGCAGAAGGAGATCGACACGGCGGAGACCGTCGTGGAGCGCTTCATGAAGCGCTGGCGCGGGGAGCCCGACCCCCAGCACGTCAAGGCCGTCGACGCCTACTGGACCTCGGCCGCCGAGCACGGCATGAACCCCTCCACCTTCACCGCCCGGTCCATCGCCTCCACGGGCGCGGATGTGGCGGCCGCGCTGTCCGGCGCGGTCGGCGCGATGTCGGGTCCGCTGCACGGCGGCGCGCCGTCCCGGGTCCTCGGCATGATCGAGGAGATCGAACGGTCCGGCGACGCCTCCGCGTACGTCCGGCGGGCGCTGGACGCGGGCGAGCGGCTGATGGGCTTCGGCCACCGCGTCTACCGCGCCGAGGACCCGCGGGCGCGGGTGCTGCGGCGGACCGCCAAGGACCTGAACGCCCCGCGCTTCGAGGTCGCCGAGGCCCTGGAGAAGGCCGCGCTGGAGGAGCTGCGCAGCCGCCGCCCCGACCGGGTGCTGGCCACCAACGTCGAGTTCTGGGCGGCCATCGTCCTGGACTTCGCCGAGGTCCCGGCGCACATGTTCACCTCGATGTTCACCTGCGCCCGTACGGCCGGCTGGAGCGCGCACATCCTGGAGCAGAAGCGGACGGGCCGACTGGTCCGGCCGTCGGCCCGGTATGTGGGGCCGGCGGCGCGCGGCCCGGAGGAGATCGCGGGGTTCGGGGACATCGCCCCTCGCTGA
- the pdxH gene encoding pyridoxamine 5'-phosphate oxidase, which produces MRAHYRAEGLVESDLAASPYNQFARWFKDATVAGLHEPNAMVVSTADADGRPSSRTVLLKAFDDRGFVFFTNYNSRKGRELAENPAISLLFPWHPLARQVVVTGVAERIGRDETAAYFRTRPHGSQLGAWASDQSAPVASRAELERAYEELAARYPEGEQVPAPPHWGGYRIAAETVEFWQGRLNRLHDRLRYVREHESWRVERLAP; this is translated from the coding sequence ATGCGTGCGCACTACCGCGCCGAGGGACTGGTCGAGTCCGACCTCGCCGCCAGCCCTTACAACCAGTTCGCACGCTGGTTCAAGGACGCGACGGTGGCCGGTCTGCACGAGCCGAATGCGATGGTCGTCTCCACGGCGGACGCCGACGGCCGGCCGAGTTCACGGACCGTGCTCCTCAAGGCATTCGACGACCGCGGCTTTGTGTTCTTCACGAACTACAACAGCCGGAAGGGGCGCGAACTGGCCGAAAATCCAGCCATTTCGCTGCTGTTTCCGTGGCACCCGCTCGCCCGCCAGGTCGTGGTGACCGGCGTCGCGGAACGCATCGGCCGGGACGAGACCGCCGCCTACTTCCGCACCCGCCCGCACGGCTCCCAGCTCGGCGCCTGGGCCAGCGACCAGTCCGCCCCCGTCGCCTCGCGCGCGGAACTGGAGCGGGCCTACGAGGAATTGGCGGCCCGCTACCCGGAGGGCGAGCAGGTGCCGGCGCCCCCGCACTGGGGCGGCTACCGGATCGCCGCGGAAACGGTCGAATTCTGGCAGGGCCGGCTCAACCGTCTGCACGACCGGCTGCGGTATGTGCGCGAGCACGAGTCCTGGCGGGTGGAGCGCCTGGCGCCCTGA
- a CDS encoding PAS domain-containing protein translates to MTASSASSASSAARWSADEADDSGLLAALLDGMDAALVAFAADGTVTHWNHEAERILGWTTTEAVGRTGLAGWAVRKEDADGIDAALTAAMRSPGRQVQEFALLTKDGHRVLVRTQASAVRGPDGRVAGVYCAFSEVHTQMDLERSIALSEALFEDASWGVVLIDADLRPAVVNAHAARALGVGRTALLGRPLGELLAQGVEELECALQHVLAEGAPPAVAELWVTLRSEEAELPRRCWRSGFVRLASPLAEEPVPLGVAWLFQDVTAAKRAEQDSSLLRFRAHQLHRAGRAAAECPDPAEAAAVHLDFALAGFADHGLVDLAATPAPQPYGAVAEDPSPYEDTSPYEDTSDAAPDAAPDVESDAEPAAEAAAEAEASDVDGAGRTADSPAATSRRPRRSAPRLVRTLASPAGSPGPSERLPATGIPTPYVPGHPALQAYERGGSVRTSAGPASSEGWAAARNWPDGTVHGLCVVLRSRGRTLGVVTFLRAPARRPFDRADADYAEEVAARIAAALDLAGAASL, encoded by the coding sequence GTGACTGCTTCGTCAGCTTCTTCCGCCTCGTCGGCGGCCCGCTGGTCCGCCGACGAGGCCGATGACTCGGGTCTGCTCGCCGCGCTCCTGGACGGGATGGACGCCGCCCTGGTCGCCTTCGCCGCGGACGGCACGGTCACCCACTGGAACCACGAAGCCGAACGCATCCTGGGGTGGACCACCACCGAAGCCGTCGGCCGTACGGGTCTGGCCGGCTGGGCGGTCCGCAAGGAGGACGCCGACGGGATCGACGCCGCACTCACGGCCGCCATGCGCTCCCCGGGCCGCCAGGTGCAGGAGTTCGCCCTGCTGACCAAGGACGGCCACCGCGTGCTCGTCCGCACCCAGGCCTCCGCGGTCCGCGGGCCCGACGGCCGGGTCGCGGGGGTGTACTGCGCCTTCAGCGAGGTGCACACCCAGATGGACCTGGAGCGGTCCATCGCGCTCAGCGAGGCGCTGTTCGAGGACGCGTCGTGGGGCGTGGTGCTGATCGACGCCGATCTGCGGCCCGCGGTCGTCAACGCACACGCCGCCCGCGCCCTGGGGGTGGGGCGCACCGCCCTGCTGGGGCGTCCCCTGGGCGAGCTGCTGGCACAGGGCGTCGAGGAGCTGGAGTGCGCCCTGCAGCACGTCCTCGCCGAGGGCGCGCCGCCGGCCGTCGCCGAGCTGTGGGTGACGCTGCGCTCCGAGGAGGCCGAGCTGCCGCGCCGGTGCTGGCGCAGCGGCTTCGTCCGGCTGGCCTCCCCGCTGGCGGAGGAGCCGGTGCCGCTGGGCGTGGCCTGGCTCTTCCAGGACGTCACGGCCGCCAAACGCGCCGAGCAGGACAGCTCCCTGCTGCGCTTCCGCGCCCATCAGCTCCACCGGGCCGGGCGGGCGGCCGCGGAGTGCCCTGACCCGGCCGAGGCCGCCGCGGTCCACCTCGACTTCGCCCTGGCGGGCTTCGCCGACCACGGCCTGGTCGACCTCGCCGCGACGCCCGCACCCCAGCCGTACGGGGCGGTCGCCGAGGACCCCTCCCCGTACGAGGACACCTCCCCCTACGAGGACACCTCCGATGCCGCGCCTGATGCCGCGCCCGATGTGGAGTCCGACGCCGAGCCCGCAGCCGAGGCCGCAGCGGAGGCCGAGGCGTCCGACGTGGACGGCGCCGGGCGGACGGCGGATTCCCCGGCGGCCACGAGCCGGCGTCCGCGGCGGTCCGCACCCCGGCTGGTGCGGACGCTGGCCTCCCCGGCGGGCTCGCCCGGTCCTTCGGAGCGGCTGCCGGCGACCGGGATCCCCACGCCGTACGTGCCGGGGCATCCGGCGCTCCAGGCGTACGAGCGGGGCGGTTCGGTGCGTACCAGCGCCGGTCCCGCCTCGTCGGAGGGCTGGGCGGCCGCCCGCAACTGGCCGGACGGCACCGTGCACGGGCTGTGTGTGGTGCTGCGCAGCCGGGGTCGCACGCTCGGTGTCGTGACGTTTCTGCGGGCGCCCGCGCGCCGCCCCTTCGACCGCGCGGACGCGGACTACGCGGAGGAGGTCGCGGCCCGGATCGCCGCGGCCCTCGACCTCGCGGGCGCGGCCTCGCTCTGA
- a CDS encoding SIS domain-containing protein has product MAESDRSDRLAGKYFDAAIDLLRQVRDDEGDRITAAGQLIADAVAAGGRVFSFGAGHSSLPAQDTVYRAGGLAIMNLLSVPGVVGVDVRPATLGSALERVDGLAGAVLDTSPLEAGDVLVIISLSGRNALPVEMARNARALGIKVIGVTSVAYADTTTSRHASGGFLKDHCDLVLDSRIPVGDAELTLPGIDAPFAPASTVVTSAIMQAMVATAAGTLAERGIDPPLLRSGNVDGGHDWNARVMSEYADRIFYRQ; this is encoded by the coding sequence ATGGCTGAGAGCGACCGGAGCGACCGGCTGGCCGGGAAGTACTTCGACGCCGCGATCGACCTGCTGCGGCAGGTCCGCGACGACGAGGGCGACCGGATCACCGCGGCCGGGCAGCTGATCGCGGACGCCGTCGCGGCGGGCGGCCGGGTCTTCTCCTTCGGCGCCGGGCACTCCTCGCTCCCCGCGCAGGACACGGTCTACCGCGCGGGCGGCCTGGCGATCATGAATCTGCTGTCCGTCCCGGGTGTCGTCGGCGTGGACGTACGGCCCGCGACGCTCGGCAGCGCCCTGGAGCGGGTCGACGGGCTGGCCGGGGCCGTCCTGGACACCAGTCCGCTGGAGGCGGGCGATGTGCTGGTGATCATCTCGCTCTCCGGCCGGAACGCGCTGCCCGTGGAGATGGCGAGGAACGCCCGCGCCCTCGGCATCAAGGTCATCGGCGTGACGTCGGTGGCCTATGCGGACACGACCACGTCCCGGCATGCCTCCGGCGGCTTCCTCAAGGACCACTGCGACCTGGTGCTGGACAGTCGGATCCCGGTCGGCGACGCGGAGTTGACCCTGCCGGGCATCGACGCGCCGTTCGCCCCCGCCTCCACCGTCGTCACCAGCGCGATCATGCAGGCCATGGTGGCGACGGCCGCGGGCACCCTCGCCGAGCGGGGCATCGACCCGCCGCTGCTGCGCTCGGGGAACGTCGACGGCGGGCACGACTGGAACGCCCGGGTGATGAGCGAGTACGCGGACCGGATCTTTTACCGGCAGTAG
- a CDS encoding metal-dependent transcriptional regulator: protein MSGLIDTTEMYLRTILELEEEGVVPMRARIAERLEQSGPTVSQTVARMERDGLLTVAGDRHLELTEEGRRLATRVMRKHRLAECLLVDVIGLEWEQVHAEACRWEHVMSEAVERRVVELLRHPTESPYGNPIPGLEELGEKAGGDPFLDAGMVSLMDLDAGAEGKTAVVRRIGEPIQADAQLMYTLRRAGVQPGAVVSVTESSGGVLVGSSGEAAELDSEIAAHVFVAKR from the coding sequence ATGTCCGGACTGATCGACACCACGGAGATGTATCTCCGCACCATCCTCGAACTCGAAGAGGAAGGTGTGGTGCCCATGCGCGCCCGCATCGCGGAGCGGCTTGAACAGAGCGGCCCGACGGTGAGCCAGACGGTCGCGCGCATGGAGCGGGACGGGCTGCTGACGGTCGCGGGCGACCGGCACCTGGAGCTCACGGAGGAGGGCCGCCGGCTGGCGACGCGGGTGATGCGCAAGCACCGCCTCGCCGAGTGCCTGCTCGTCGACGTCATCGGGCTCGAATGGGAGCAGGTGCACGCAGAGGCCTGCCGCTGGGAGCACGTGATGAGCGAGGCGGTCGAGCGCCGCGTCGTGGAGCTGCTGCGGCATCCGACGGAGTCGCCGTACGGCAACCCCATCCCGGGGCTGGAAGAGCTCGGCGAGAAGGCCGGGGGCGACCCGTTCCTGGACGCCGGGATGGTGAGCCTGATGGATCTGGACGCCGGGGCCGAGGGGAAGACGGCCGTGGTGCGCCGGATCGGCGAGCCGATCCAGGCCGACGCCCAGCTGATGTACACCCTCCGGCGGGCCGGTGTGCAGCCGGGCGCGGTGGTGAGCGTGACGGAGTCGTCGGGCGGGGTGCTGGTCGGCAGCAGCGGCGAGGCCGCGGAGCTGGACTCCGAGATCGCCGCCCATGTGTTTGTCGCCAAGCGCTGA
- a CDS encoding alpha/beta hydrolase: MVQRIDVTGAGGVGLAAWEFTDPPKIGGGLEESEQRPGVLLLHGLMGRASHWAATARRLSARHRPVALDQRGHGRSEKPAEGPYDREAYVDDALTAIEQLGLAPVALVGHAMGALTAWQLAARRPDLVSALVICDMRASALGAASQHEWTEWFRSWPLPFATLADVRKWFGEDDPTLERPRPARGEFFAEVMAERADGWRPVFSRRQMLTARETWVHDAHWEELAQVSCPTLVVRGLDAELGRAEAMEMVRVLPRGAYAEIPDAGHLLPWEQPDAWCAAIEPFLRTATMPG; the protein is encoded by the coding sequence ATGGTGCAGCGCATCGATGTCACAGGGGCCGGCGGTGTAGGCCTCGCCGCCTGGGAATTCACCGACCCGCCCAAGATCGGCGGCGGGCTGGAGGAGAGCGAGCAACGGCCTGGCGTACTCCTGCTCCATGGCCTGATGGGCCGCGCCTCGCACTGGGCGGCCACCGCGCGCCGGCTGAGCGCGCGTCATCGTCCCGTTGCGCTGGACCAGCGGGGCCACGGCCGCAGCGAGAAGCCCGCCGAGGGGCCCTACGACCGCGAGGCGTATGTCGATGACGCCCTCACGGCCATCGAGCAGCTGGGCCTCGCCCCGGTCGCCCTTGTCGGGCACGCCATGGGTGCCCTGACGGCGTGGCAGTTAGCGGCCCGAAGACCGGATCTGGTCAGTGCGCTGGTCATCTGCGATATGCGGGCCTCGGCGCTCGGGGCGGCCTCGCAGCACGAGTGGACCGAATGGTTCCGGTCCTGGCCGCTGCCGTTCGCCACCCTCGCGGATGTCCGCAAGTGGTTCGGCGAGGACGACCCGACCCTGGAGCGGCCCAGACCCGCCCGCGGCGAGTTCTTCGCCGAGGTGATGGCCGAGCGTGCCGACGGCTGGCGCCCGGTCTTCTCCCGCCGGCAGATGCTCACCGCCCGCGAGACCTGGGTGCATGACGCTCATTGGGAAGAGCTCGCCCAGGTCTCCTGCCCGACCCTCGTCGTCCGCGGCCTCGATGCCGAACTGGGCCGCGCCGAGGCCATGGAGATGGTCCGGGTGCTGCCGCGCGGCGCCTACGCCGAAATCCCCGACGCCGGCCATCTGCTCCCCTGGGAACAACCCGACGCCTGGTGCGCCGCCATCGAGCCCTTTCTCCGTACGGCCACGATGCCCGGCTGA